Sequence from the Hamadaea flava genome:
GTCGACCTGCCGACGGCGTTCTACATGACCGGCGCGGAGATCGAGAACTCGCTCATCGTCGGCCAGCTGCCGGCGACGACCGGCCAGGCCGAGCAGTTCGGCCTGGTGCTGGACAAGGGTTCGGCGCTGACCTCCTGCGTCAGCCAGGCGGTCGACGCCCTGCGCGCCGACGGCACGCTGACCAAGCTGCAGCAGACGTGGCTCGCGCAGTCCGCGGGCGCGCCCGAACTGTCGTGACCGATCCGGTCCTTCTCTCGGCTGCCACGGCCCCCGCGCCGTGGCAGCCCAGCGCGGTCGAACGCGGACGGATGGCGTACCGGCGGCGGCGGGCGATCCTGTCCGTCCTGATCGCGGCGGTCTCGACGGCCGTCGTCGGGGTGCTGCTGGCCGTCGCGGTCACCGGCGCACCCGGCTGGGACCGGGTCAAGTCGTCCTTTCTGGACTGGAATGTCGCCGAGGACGCCCTGCCGGAGATCCTGCACGGCCTGCTGCTGAACCTTGAGCTGCTGGTCTTCTGCGCCGTCGGGGCGCTGCTGCTCGGGCTGGTCGTCGCCATCCTGCGTACGCTGCGGGGTCCGGTCGCCTTCCCGGTCCGCGCGCTGGCCACCGGCTACACGTACACCTTCCGGGGTGTGCCGCTGATCATCGTGTTGTACGTCATGACCCTCGGCGTACCGGGACTGCGCTTGCAGGGCATGCCCTCGACGCTGGTCCTGGGCGGGGTCGCGCTGGTCATCACGTACGGGGCGTACCTGGCCGAGGTGTTCCGGGCCGGGATCGAGTCCATCCATCCGAGCCAGATCGCCGCCGCCCGGTCGCTGGGCCTGACGTATCGGCAGGCGATGCGGCACGTGGTGCTGCCGCAGGCCGTCCGCCGGGTCGCGCCGCCGCTGCTCAACGACACCGTCGCCCTGCAGAAGGACGTCGGCCTGGTGTCGCTGGCCGGTCCCATCGACGCCGTACGCGCGGCGCAGATCCAGGTCGCCGAGACCTACAACTTCACCCCTTACATCGTCGCCGGAGTGCTGTTCGTGTTGCTCGCCCTGCCGCTGATCGGCGTGACCGACTGGGTGACCCTGCGGGCCGCCCGCCGCCAGGGAGCCCGGGGATGACGCCCGTGCTGCGCTGCGAGAACCTGCGCAAGTCGTTCCGGGGCAATCTCGTGCTCGACGACCTCAGCCTGGACGTCGCCGAGCACGAGGTCGTGGCGCTCATCGGGGCGTCCGGCTCGGGCAAGTCGACCCTGCTGCGCTGCGTCAACCTGCTGGAGCAGATCGACGACGGGCTGATCCACCTCGACGGCGAGCACATCACCGATCCCCGGGTGGACCCCGACCGCGTACGCCGCAAGATCGGGATCGTCTTCCAGGCGTACAACTTGTTTCCGCATATGACGGTGCTGGACAACATCACCCTCGCGCCGACCCGCGTGCATCGCCGGGTCCGGGCCGAGGCGCGGGAGCAGGCGATGTCCTGGCTGGCCCGGGTGGGTCTGGCGGACAAGGCGGGGGAGTACCCCGATCGGCTGTCCGGTGGGCAGCAGCAGCGCGTCGCGATCGTGCGGGCGTTGGTGAACTCGCCGCGCCTGCTGCTGCTGGACGAGGTGACCTCGGCGCTGGACCCGGAGCTGGTGGGGGAGGTGCTGACCATGATCCGCGAGCTGAAGGGCGAGGGGATGACCATGGTCCTGGCCACTCATGAGATGGGTTTCGCCCGGCAGGTCGCCGACCGGATCGTGTTCCTCGACGGCGGCCGGGTGCTGGAGCAGGGGCCGCCCGAGGAGGTCTTCGGTGCCCCCCGGCAACCCCGTACGCAGCAGTTCCTGCGCCGAATCGTGGAGGCGGGCCGGCTGTGAACGGACATTCGGGGCCGGGGAGCCTCTTGCCGGGGAGGCTCTTGCCGGGGAGGCTCTCGGCCGAGCCGCCAGGAGTGCGGTCGGGCGAGCCGCCGGAGGCAGACAGTAGGCTAGGCTAACTTTCGGTGCTGTGGATCACCGGAGGCGTGGTTTGCGCACCTGAACGTAAATAAGTCACACTGGTGTAGTGGAAATCGCGGCGGCCCGATCCTCCGGGCTTCAGTACGCCCCAGCGGAGGGCGCCGATCGGCGTACCCGCGACCGGGTGCTGGAGTTGCTGGGGCTCGGCGGCGCGACCGCGGCCCAGCTGGGCGACGCGCTCGGGCTGAAGCCCGCAGCCATCCGCCGGCACCTGGACGCGCTGCTCTGCGACGGTCTGGTGACCGGCCGGGACCAGCCGGCGAAGGGCCGGGGCCGGCCCGCGAAGATCTTCTCGCTGACCCGTGAGGGACGTGAGGGGCTCGGCGGCCACACCTACGACGACCTGGCCGCCGCCGCGCTGCGGTGGATCGCGGCCCAGAACGGCGACTCCGGTGTCACCGAGTTCGCCCGCGCACAGGTCGCACAGCTGGAGACCCGCTGCCGCGAGGCCATGACGTCGGCGGGCGAGGACCCGTTGGCCCGGGCGGAGGCGCTGGCTCAAGCGCTGACCGCCGAGGGATACGCTGCCAGCGCCTCCGTGATCGCCAGCGGTGGCCAACTGTGCCAGCACCATTGCCCGGTGGCGCACGTCGCCGCCGAGTTCCCGCAGCTCTGCGAGGCCGAGACCCAGGTGATCGCCCGCCTGGTCGGCTCGCACGTGCAGCGGCTGGCGACGATCGCCCACGGGGACGGCGTCTGTACGACGCACATCCCTGGACAACTACACCAAGTCACGGTGAGGGATAACTGATGACCGAGATCACGCAGGAAGAGCATCTTGCTGCCCTGGGGAAGTACGAGTACGGCTGGGCCGACTCCGACATCGCGGGCGCGTCGGCGCAGCGCGGCCTGAACGAGGCCGTCGTACGCGACATCTCGGCGAAGAAGAACGAACCCGAGTGGATGCTCGACCTCCGGCTGAAGGGCCTGCGCCTGTTCGGCCGCAAGCCGATGCCGTCCTGGGGCGCGGATCTGTCCACGATCGACTTCGACAACATCAAGTACTTCGTCCGCTCGACCGAGAAGCAGGCGGCGAGCTGGGACGAGCTGCCCGAGGACATCAAGAACACCTACGACAAGCTGGGCATCCCCGAGGCGGAGAAGCAGCGCCTCGTCGCCGGTGTCGCGGCGCAGTACGAGTCCGAGGTGGTCTACCACAAGATCCGTGAGGACCTTGAGGAGCAGGGCGTCATCTTCCTCGACACCGACACCGGCCTCAAGGAGCACCCGGAGCTGTTCCAGGAGTACTTCGGCACGGTGATCCCGGTCGGGGACAACAAGTTCGCCGCGCTCAACACCTCGGTGTGGTCCGGCGGCTCGTTCATCTACGTGCCGAAGGGCGTGCACGTGGAGATCCCGCTCCAGGCGTACTTCCGGATCAACACCGAGAACATGGGCCAGTTCGAGCGGACCCTGATCATCGTGGACGAGGACGCGTACGTCCACTATGTCGAGGGCTGCACCGCGCCGATCTACTCGTCCGACTCGCTGCACAGCGCGGTCGTCGAGATCATCGTGAAGAAGGGCGGCCGCTGCCGCTACACCACGATCCAGAACTGGTCGAACAACGTCTACAACCTGGTGACCAAGCGCGCCGTCGCGCACGAGGGCGCGACCATGGAGTGGATCGACGGCAACATCGGTTCCAAGGTCACCATGAAGTACCCGGCCGTCTACATGGTCGGCGAACACGCCAAGGGCGAGGTGCTCAGCGTCGCGATGGCCGGCGAGGGCCAGCACCAGGACGCCGGCGCGAAGATGGTGCACGCCGCGCCGCACACCAGCTCGACCATCGTCTCCAAGTCGATCGCCCGGGGCGGCGGCCGCACCTCCTACCGCGGTCTCGTCCAGGTGCTCGAGGGCTCCAGCCACAGCAAGTCCACAGTCAAGTGCGACGCGCTGCTGGTCGACACCATCTCCCGGTCGGACACCTATCCGTACGTCGACATCCGCGAGGACGACGTGGCGATGGGGCACGAGGCCACCGTCTCCAAGGTCAGCGAGGACCAGCTCTTCTACCTGATGAGCCGCGGGCTGTCCGAGGACGAGGCCATGGCGATGATCGTGCGCGGCTTCATCGAGCCGATCGCCAAGGAGCTCCCGATGGAGTACGCCCTGGAACTGAACCGCCTGATCGAACTGCAGATGGAAGGTGCCGTCGGCTGATGACGACCCTGGAGACCAGCGCACCGCCGAAGACGAAGTCCCAAGCCCTGCGCTCCTACGACGTCGCGGACTTCCCGGCCCTCACGGGGCTGGAGGAGGAGTGGCGGTTCACCCCGCTGAAGAGGCTGCGCGACCTGGCCACCACCGGGTCGGGCGCAGTCGCGACGGGGGCGGCGCCGAAGTGGGAGATCCCGGCGCTGCCCACCGGGGTCACCGTGACCACCGTCGGCCGGGAGGACGCCCGGCTCGGCAGCGTGCTCACGCCGTTCGACCGGATCAGCGCGCTCGCGTACGGGGCCTTCGAGAGCGCCACGCTGATCAGCGTCGCGAACGAGGCCACCCCGGCCGAGCCCATCCAGGTACGCCTGGTGGGCGGCGGCGCGGAGGCGATCGCGTACGGGCACACCTTCATCGAGATCGGCGCGCTCGCCGAGGCGACGCTGATCCTGGAACACACGGGCAGCGCCACGCTGGCCGACAACGTGGAGATCTCGGTCGGCCCCGGCGCGCACCTGACCCTGGTCACCGTGACCGACTGGGCGCGGGACGCCGTGCAGGCGCAGCACCTGAAGTTCCGGCTGGGCCGCGACGCCAAGGTCCTGCACGTGCAGGTCTCCCTCGGCGGCGACCTGGTCCGCCAGTACACCTCGGTCGAGTACGCCGACCGCGGCGGCGACATGAGCGCCTACGGGCTGTACTTCGCGACCGAGGGCCAGCACCTCGAACACCGCCTGCTCGTTGACCACGCCGTGCCGGACTGCCGTTCGTACGTGGGTTACCGGGGCGCGCTGCAGGGTGAGCAGGCGCACACGGTGTGGGTCGGCGATGTGCTGATCCGGGCCGAGGCGACCGGCACCGACACCTACGAGATCAACCGGAACCTGCTGCTGTCCGACGGCGCGCGGGCCGACTCGGTGCCGAACCTGGAGATCGAGACCGGCGAGGTGGCCGGGGCGGGGCACGCCAGCGCCACCGGCCGGTTCGACGACGAGCACCTGTTCTACCTGATGGCCCGGGGCATCCCCGAGGACGAGGCGCGCAAGCTGGTCGTCCGCGGCTTCTTCGCCGAACTGCTCGCGAAGATCCCCGTACCGGAGCTGCACGACCGGCTCGGCGATGTGATCGAGGCGCGGCTGCATGCCGGGGAAGGCTTGCCTGAGCCGCCAGAAGTGCAGTCAGGGGCCTCGGCATGAGTTTCCGCCAGGCCTGTTCCACCGACGACGTCGCCAAGGGCTCGGCCCTGCACGTCGAGGTGGAGGGCGTCGAGATCGCCATCGTGCACGCGGAGGACGACCGGTTCTACGCGATCCACGACGAGTGCTCGCACGCCTCGATCCCGCTGTCCGACGGCGAGGTCGACGGCTGCACCCTGGAATGCTGGCTGCACGGCTCGCGTTTCGACCTTCGGACCGGAGAGCCGACCGGGCTGCCCGCGACCGAACCCGTTCCCGTCTATCCCGTCGAAGTCCGCGACGGTTCTGTCTACGTCAGCCTGGCGTCGAGTAATGGAGTTACCCCATGAGCGTTCTGGAGATCCGTGACCTGCAGGTGTCGGTCAAGCTGCCCGAGGGCGAGCTGAAGCCGATCCTCGCGGGCGTCACCCTGACCGTGCGGTCGGGCGAGACCCACGCGATCATGGGCCCCAACGGCTCGGGCAAGTCGACGCTGGCGTACTCGATCGCCGGGCACCCGAAGTACGAGATCACCGGCGGCACCGTCACCCTCGACGGTCAGGACGTCCTGGCCATGGCGGTGGACGAGCGCGCCCGTGCCGGGCTCTTCCTCGCCATGCAGTACCCCGTCGAGGTCCCCGGCGTCTCGGTGGCCAACTTCCTGCGTACCGCCAAGACCGCCATCGACGGTGAGGCCCCCAAGCTGCGCACGTGGGGCGCGGACCTGAAGGGCGCGATGGAGCGCCTGGGCATGGACCCGGCGTTCGCGCAGCGCAACGTGAACGAGGGCTTCTCCGGCGGCGAGAAGAAGCGGCACGAGATCGTGCAGCTGGAGCTGCTCCGGCCGAAGATCGCGATCCTGGACGAGACCGACTCGGGCCTCGACGTGGACGCGCTGCGGGTGGTCAGCGAGGGCGTCAACCGGGTCAAGGAGACCACCGGCATCGGCACGCTGCTGATCACGCACTACACCCGGATCCTGCGCTACATCAAGCCTGACTTCGTGCACGTCTTCGTCGCCGGGAAGATCGTCGAGGAGGGCGGCCCGGAGCTGGCGGAGAAGCTGGAAGCCGAAGGCTACGAGCGCTACGTCACGGGTGCGGCGGCCTGAGGAGGCGTCATGTCGGTGATCACCATTCCTGAGGGGATGCCCCAGTACGCGGAGAAGCCGCGCCTGGACGTCGAGGCGATCCGGGCGGACTTCCCGATCCTGTCCCGCACCGTCAACGGCCACCCGCTGGTCTACCTGGACTCGGCCGCGACCTCGCAGAAGCCGCGTCAGGTGATC
This genomic interval carries:
- a CDS encoding amino acid ABC transporter permease; this encodes MAYRRRRAILSVLIAAVSTAVVGVLLAVAVTGAPGWDRVKSSFLDWNVAEDALPEILHGLLLNLELLVFCAVGALLLGLVVAILRTLRGPVAFPVRALATGYTYTFRGVPLIIVLYVMTLGVPGLRLQGMPSTLVLGGVALVITYGAYLAEVFRAGIESIHPSQIAAARSLGLTYRQAMRHVVLPQAVRRVAPPLLNDTVALQKDVGLVSLAGPIDAVRAAQIQVAETYNFTPYIVAGVLFVLLALPLIGVTDWVTLRAARRQGARG
- a CDS encoding amino acid ABC transporter ATP-binding protein gives rise to the protein MTPVLRCENLRKSFRGNLVLDDLSLDVAEHEVVALIGASGSGKSTLLRCVNLLEQIDDGLIHLDGEHITDPRVDPDRVRRKIGIVFQAYNLFPHMTVLDNITLAPTRVHRRVRAEAREQAMSWLARVGLADKAGEYPDRLSGGQQQRVAIVRALVNSPRLLLLDEVTSALDPELVGEVLTMIRELKGEGMTMVLATHEMGFARQVADRIVFLDGGRVLEQGPPEEVFGAPRQPRTQQFLRRIVEAGRL
- a CDS encoding helix-turn-helix transcriptional regulator, translating into MAAARSSGLQYAPAEGADRRTRDRVLELLGLGGATAAQLGDALGLKPAAIRRHLDALLCDGLVTGRDQPAKGRGRPAKIFSLTREGREGLGGHTYDDLAAAALRWIAAQNGDSGVTEFARAQVAQLETRCREAMTSAGEDPLARAEALAQALTAEGYAASASVIASGGQLCQHHCPVAHVAAEFPQLCEAETQVIARLVGSHVQRLATIAHGDGVCTTHIPGQLHQVTVRDN
- the sufB gene encoding Fe-S cluster assembly protein SufB yields the protein MTEITQEEHLAALGKYEYGWADSDIAGASAQRGLNEAVVRDISAKKNEPEWMLDLRLKGLRLFGRKPMPSWGADLSTIDFDNIKYFVRSTEKQAASWDELPEDIKNTYDKLGIPEAEKQRLVAGVAAQYESEVVYHKIREDLEEQGVIFLDTDTGLKEHPELFQEYFGTVIPVGDNKFAALNTSVWSGGSFIYVPKGVHVEIPLQAYFRINTENMGQFERTLIIVDEDAYVHYVEGCTAPIYSSDSLHSAVVEIIVKKGGRCRYTTIQNWSNNVYNLVTKRAVAHEGATMEWIDGNIGSKVTMKYPAVYMVGEHAKGEVLSVAMAGEGQHQDAGAKMVHAAPHTSSTIVSKSIARGGGRTSYRGLVQVLEGSSHSKSTVKCDALLVDTISRSDTYPYVDIREDDVAMGHEATVSKVSEDQLFYLMSRGLSEDEAMAMIVRGFIEPIAKELPMEYALELNRLIELQMEGAVG
- the sufD gene encoding Fe-S cluster assembly protein SufD — protein: MTTLETSAPPKTKSQALRSYDVADFPALTGLEEEWRFTPLKRLRDLATTGSGAVATGAAPKWEIPALPTGVTVTTVGREDARLGSVLTPFDRISALAYGAFESATLISVANEATPAEPIQVRLVGGGAEAIAYGHTFIEIGALAEATLILEHTGSATLADNVEISVGPGAHLTLVTVTDWARDAVQAQHLKFRLGRDAKVLHVQVSLGGDLVRQYTSVEYADRGGDMSAYGLYFATEGQHLEHRLLVDHAVPDCRSYVGYRGALQGEQAHTVWVGDVLIRAEATGTDTYEINRNLLLSDGARADSVPNLEIETGEVAGAGHASATGRFDDEHLFYLMARGIPEDEARKLVVRGFFAELLAKIPVPELHDRLGDVIEARLHAGEGLPEPPEVQSGASA
- a CDS encoding non-heme iron oxygenase ferredoxin subunit, with amino-acid sequence MSFRQACSTDDVAKGSALHVEVEGVEIAIVHAEDDRFYAIHDECSHASIPLSDGEVDGCTLECWLHGSRFDLRTGEPTGLPATEPVPVYPVEVRDGSVYVSLASSNGVTP
- the sufC gene encoding Fe-S cluster assembly ATPase SufC — its product is MSVLEIRDLQVSVKLPEGELKPILAGVTLTVRSGETHAIMGPNGSGKSTLAYSIAGHPKYEITGGTVTLDGQDVLAMAVDERARAGLFLAMQYPVEVPGVSVANFLRTAKTAIDGEAPKLRTWGADLKGAMERLGMDPAFAQRNVNEGFSGGEKKRHEIVQLELLRPKIAILDETDSGLDVDALRVVSEGVNRVKETTGIGTLLITHYTRILRYIKPDFVHVFVAGKIVEEGGPELAEKLEAEGYERYVTGAAA